The following coding sequences lie in one Zingiber officinale cultivar Zhangliang chromosome 2B, Zo_v1.1, whole genome shotgun sequence genomic window:
- the LOC122048486 gene encoding protein LAZY 4-like, with translation KLVSTYLSSDNSISDKLKQEPNDWPQALLAIGTFGNNRLKEEPQKDDHPQNLHCSDDLTDFTVEEVNKLQQELTKLLIHKSKSRSSTGAGIVEEGRVNPPLNRFRNWPSSLEVDRTASAKFESLEDESNGDLSPNTTIVLPKLKNMLLGDHNVKKKKPISFLLKKIFVRGNDFTPAPRRKNPFHA, from the coding sequence AAACTTGTCTCTACTTATTTATCTTCAGATAATTCCATATCTGACAAGCTGAAACAAGAACCCAATGACTGGCCACAAGCATTGTTGGCAATCGGCACATTTGGAAATAATAGATTGAAGGAAGAACCTCAGAAGGATGACCATCCTCAGAACCTCCATTGCTCTGATGATTTAACTGATTTCACAGTTGAAGAGGTTAATAAACTACAACAAGAACTAACAAAGTTACTCATACACAAGTCAAAGTCCAGGTCTAGTACGGGAGCAGGGATAGTTGAAGAAGGTAGAGTAAACCCGCCATTGAACAGGTTCCGAAATTGGCCATCAAGCTTGGAAGTTGACAGAACTGCTAGTGCCAAATTTGAATCATTGGAGGATGAAAGCAATGGGGACCTCTCACCTAACACTACGATCGTACTACCCAAATTGAAAAATATGTTGTTGGGCGACCACAATGTGAAGAAGAAAAAACCCATTTCATTCCTTCTCAAGAAGATTTTTGTGCGTGGCAATGACTTCACACCAGCTCCAAGAAGAAAAAACCCATTTCATGCTTGA